In a genomic window of Nostoc sp. UHCC 0870:
- the lepA gene encoding translation elongation factor 4, with amino-acid sequence MTDVPAARIRNFCIIAHIDHGKSTLADRLLQATGTVENRQMKEQFLDNMDLERERGITIKLQAARMNYQAKDGQHYVLNLIDTPGHVDFSYEVSRSLVACEGALLVVDASQGVEAQTLANVYLALESNLEIIPVLNKIDLPGAEPDRVIGEIEEIIGLDCSGAILASAKEGIGIDEILETIVERVPPPPDTVNERLRALIFDSYYDAYRGVIVYFRVMDGRVKKGDRVYLMASEKEYEIDELGVLSPTQKQVDELHAGEVGYFAAAIKAVADARVGDTITLANAKALEALPGYAEANPMVFCGMFPIDADQFEDLREALEKLRLNDAALKYEPETSSAMGFGFRCGFLGLLHMEIVQERLEREYNLDLIITAPSVVYKVITIKGEELYIDNPSHLPAPNDRERIEEPYVKVEMITPEIYVGTLMELSQNRRGVFKDMKYLTQGRTTLTYELPLAEVVTDFFDQMKSRSRGYASMEYHVIGYRENPLVKLDIMINGDPVDSLAMIVHRDKAYNMGRSMAEKLKELIPRHQFKVPIQASIGSKVIASEHIPALRKDVLAKCYGGDISRKKKLLQKQAKGKKRMKSVGTVDVPQEAFMAVLRLDQT; translated from the coding sequence ATGACTGACGTTCCCGCAGCTCGCATTCGCAATTTCTGTATTATTGCCCACATTGACCACGGGAAATCCACCCTTGCCGATCGCCTTCTGCAAGCCACTGGCACAGTTGAAAATCGGCAAATGAAGGAACAGTTTCTCGACAACATGGATCTGGAACGGGAGCGCGGCATTACAATTAAGCTGCAAGCTGCCCGGATGAACTATCAAGCCAAAGATGGTCAGCATTATGTGCTGAACTTAATTGATACTCCCGGCCATGTGGATTTTTCTTATGAGGTGTCGCGCAGTTTGGTGGCGTGTGAGGGGGCTTTGTTGGTAGTAGATGCGTCCCAAGGTGTAGAGGCGCAAACCCTCGCTAATGTCTATTTAGCTCTCGAAAGCAATCTAGAAATTATCCCCGTTCTCAATAAAATCGACTTACCCGGAGCAGAACCAGATCGGGTAATCGGTGAGATTGAGGAAATTATCGGTCTAGATTGCAGTGGGGCAATTTTAGCCTCAGCGAAAGAGGGAATTGGGATTGATGAAATTCTGGAAACCATTGTAGAACGTGTGCCACCCCCACCAGATACCGTAAATGAACGCTTACGGGCGTTAATATTTGATAGCTACTATGATGCCTATCGGGGTGTCATAGTATACTTCCGGGTGATGGATGGGAGAGTGAAAAAAGGCGATCGCGTCTATCTCATGGCTTCAGAAAAAGAATACGAAATCGATGAGTTAGGTGTTCTCTCCCCCACCCAGAAGCAAGTCGATGAACTCCACGCCGGAGAAGTGGGTTACTTCGCCGCCGCCATTAAAGCTGTAGCTGATGCACGGGTGGGTGATACCATTACCCTAGCTAATGCCAAAGCTCTAGAAGCGTTACCGGGTTACGCAGAAGCTAACCCAATGGTATTTTGTGGGATGTTCCCCATTGATGCTGACCAATTTGAAGACTTGCGGGAGGCTTTAGAAAAGCTGCGGCTAAACGATGCGGCGTTAAAGTACGAACCAGAAACCTCCAGCGCGATGGGGTTTGGTTTCCGGTGTGGGTTCTTGGGTTTACTACACATGGAAATCGTTCAAGAACGCCTAGAGCGAGAGTACAACCTGGATTTAATTATTACAGCCCCCTCTGTGGTTTATAAGGTGATAACTATTAAGGGTGAAGAACTGTACATTGATAATCCTAGCCATTTACCTGCGCCCAACGATCGCGAACGCATCGAAGAACCCTACGTCAAAGTAGAAATGATTACACCAGAAATCTACGTTGGTACTTTGATGGAGTTGTCCCAAAATCGGCGGGGTGTATTCAAAGATATGAAATACCTCACCCAAGGACGCACCACCTTGACTTATGAGTTACCTTTGGCGGAAGTCGTCACCGACTTTTTTGACCAAATGAAATCGCGATCGCGTGGTTATGCCAGCATGGAATATCATGTGATTGGCTACCGCGAAAATCCCTTGGTGAAGTTGGATATCATGATTAACGGTGATCCTGTGGACTCCTTGGCGATGATTGTCCACCGCGACAAAGCCTATAACATGGGACGGTCAATGGCGGAAAAACTTAAAGAACTAATTCCCCGTCACCAATTCAAAGTACCCATTCAAGCATCCATTGGTAGTAAAGTAATTGCCAGTGAACACATCCCCGCCTTACGGAAAGATGTACTCGCCAAATGCTACGGCGGTGACATTAGCCGGAAGAAAAAACTCCTCCAGAA